A DNA window from Paraclostridium bifermentans contains the following coding sequences:
- a CDS encoding YifB family Mg chelatase-like AAA ATPase, which translates to MLSIINSSTLVGIEGIIVEVEVDITNGIPSFNIVGLAGASIKESRERVKSAILNSGYKFPNSRIVVNLSPADMKKEGAYFDLPISIGILKNFINESDKYLNESLFIGELSLDGKLRKVKGILSLVINAKNKGIKRVFLPKENEREALFIKEIEIIPVETLKECIGFINKEIDIKKEKIKFIQSKENYDEDFSDIKGNYFVKRGAEIAAAGNHNFLMIGPPGSGKTMIAKRMITILSSINEEETLEVSKIYSAAGLLKSDEGIVLNRPFRSPHHTATKQALIGGGVNAKPGEVVLSHRGILFLDEIAEFDRKILETLRQPIEDKYINISRVKMNLKYPCNSMFIGAMNPCPCGYYMSNTECKCSTSDINRYLGKISGPLLDRFDMFIEVSSIPYEEFNSNKKEESSIDIKLRVENARKIQKDRFKNDVIDFNNEIKSSKLNLYCRLNDEAEEVLKLIFNKYRLGNRSYTKLIKTARTIADLDNKKLIEQNHVLEAFSFRKAYYNYFMYE; encoded by the coding sequence ATGTTAAGTATTATAAACTCAAGTACCTTGGTAGGTATTGAAGGAATAATAGTAGAGGTAGAAGTTGACATAACTAATGGAATACCAAGTTTCAATATTGTTGGATTAGCAGGAGCATCTATAAAAGAATCTAGAGAGCGGGTAAAGTCAGCGATATTAAATAGTGGATATAAATTTCCTAATTCAAGGATAGTGGTAAACTTATCTCCTGCAGATATGAAAAAAGAAGGAGCTTACTTCGATTTGCCTATATCCATAGGAATACTAAAAAATTTTATAAATGAAAGTGATAAATATTTAAATGAAAGCTTATTTATAGGAGAACTATCATTAGATGGAAAATTGAGAAAAGTAAAAGGTATTCTATCTTTAGTTATAAATGCTAAGAATAAGGGTATAAAGAGAGTGTTTTTACCTAAAGAAAATGAAAGAGAAGCTTTATTTATAAAAGAAATAGAAATAATACCTGTTGAAACATTGAAAGAGTGCATAGGATTTATAAATAAAGAAATAGATATAAAGAAAGAAAAAATAAAATTTATTCAAAGTAAAGAAAATTATGATGAAGATTTTTCAGATATAAAAGGAAACTATTTTGTAAAAAGAGGAGCAGAAATAGCAGCGGCAGGTAATCATAATTTTTTAATGATAGGACCTCCTGGATCAGGAAAGACTATGATTGCAAAAAGAATGATTACAATACTTTCAAGTATTAATGAAGAAGAAACACTGGAAGTAAGTAAGATATATAGTGCAGCAGGACTTTTAAAATCAGATGAAGGAATTGTTTTAAATAGACCATTTAGATCTCCGCATCATACTGCAACTAAACAAGCCTTAATAGGAGGTGGTGTTAATGCAAAACCTGGAGAGGTTGTACTATCACATAGAGGGATACTTTTCTTGGATGAGATAGCTGAATTTGATAGGAAAATATTAGAAACACTAAGGCAACCAATAGAAGATAAATATATAAATATATCAAGAGTAAAGATGAATTTAAAATATCCATGTAATAGCATGTTTATAGGAGCAATGAATCCATGCCCATGCGGATACTATATGTCAAATACAGAATGTAAATGCAGTACAAGCGATATAAATAGATATTTAGGTAAAATTTCAGGGCCTCTATTAGATAGATTTGATATGTTTATAGAAGTAAGCTCTATACCTTATGAGGAATTCAATAGTAATAAAAAAGAAGAGAGTTCAATAGACATAAAACTAAGAGTAGAAAATGCAAGGAAAATTCAAAAAGATAGATTTAAAAATGATGTTATAGATTTTAATAATGAGATTAAATCTTCTAAATTAAATTTATATTGTAGGTTAAATGATGAAGCTGAGGAAGTATTGAAGTTAATTTTTAATAAATATAGGCTAGGAAATAGGAGTTACACAAAGTTAATAAAAACTGCTAGGACTATAGCTGATTTAGATAATAAAAAATTAATTGAACAAAACCATGTGCTAGAGGC
- a CDS encoding YraN family protein, translating to MNNIQKGSLGEKLATNYLKSKGAYILENNYKLKFGEIDIIVKLNEELVFVEVKARSNINFGYPSEAVNYKKKMKIKNVAKYYIVKNKLEKVPIRFDVIEVYLKNNEINHIENAF from the coding sequence ATGAATAATATACAAAAAGGTAGTTTAGGTGAAAAATTAGCAACAAATTATTTGAAATCTAAAGGAGCTTACATCTTAGAAAACAACTACAAATTAAAATTTGGAGAAATTGATATAATAGTAAAATTAAATGAAGAATTAGTATTTGTAGAAGTAAAAGCAAGAAGTAATATAAACTTTGGATATCCATCAGAAGCCGTAAATTACAAAAAGAAAATGAAGATAAAAAATGTTGCTAAATATTATATAGTTAAAAATAAATTAGAAAAAGTTCCAATAAGGTTTGATGTTATTGAAGTTTATTTGAAAAATAATGAAATAAACCATATTGAAAATGCTTTTTAA